Within the Trachemys scripta elegans isolate TJP31775 chromosome 4, CAS_Tse_1.0, whole genome shotgun sequence genome, the region CTGCCACATCCCAGGAGCCAGCaccagcagtggggggaggggaacagacaATGGTTTGGTTCAGGTGAGCATTAAGTGGGGATTCACAACAGGAGGAGGACGCTTTAGAGGAAAAATTCTTTTGTTTCCTCCCCAGCCACAGAGGAGGCAGAGTTGGCGGAAAGGGGTGATAAGTTGGGAGGACATGACTAGCCCATCCATTGCCCTGTGCCACGTAACACACGTTCCCTAAAATCATTAGTTCAGGATTTATTTGTAATGACTCCTCAGAGAAACAAAAGCAGCATCCCTTCTTGGGAGGAGGTTTCATGTTTTGGAAATGCACACTGAACGATGAGCAGTACCAGACAATCAGAGCTGAGAAAACCAGCCAGGAGCAGATGCGGAAGCTGTACGAGCTGGTGCCGGGCTGGAACAAATGGCAGAAGGACCGGCTCTACCAGGCACTGAAGGAAACAAACAGAGACCTGGTTGAAGAGCTGGAGGGTAAATAAATgacatcagggaaatccgcttcccctgctccccatcaTGAACCCTGATCCCATCTCGAGGGCGACACTAGATCACCTCTCTGGCTGTTTATCCCTCACCCATCactgcagcatcagagctgggcACGGATTATTACGCCACCCCCACAACACTGTATAATGTGCAGTGAGCCTGTGGGAGCGTTTGCCCCCTGGGATGAGATTATTTGGTGCTGTCGGGTCCATTCCGGACAGAGCCGGCTCTGGTTGCACAGCGCAGAGCTGGGCTGCACATTCCCCTATTGGCTGGGgctcagttctgctccccttcccaTCCATAGGAGCTACACACCCACTCCTGATGGGGGGGATTGGGTCCCCGGGGGTTGCTTTGGCTTGTTATGTAGGTTGGGGTATTTGTAACATTCAGTCAGATTCTAACCGCTCCAGAATATGGGAGGTGGTGAAGTTTGGCTCAtgccaaaaccccagatccaatcTCTTTACCCAAAGAGGGCAAGGGTGTGAATTAAATCAGGCAGTGGTGGGTGGTGTCTAGAGTAAGTGGTGTGGTTGTATttaccttccccctcctctctaccTGGGACCTCCTACCTTCTTTGTTGGATAAGTGACATTTGCCCCCATCCCTGCTCATGTCTCTTTCAGTGTCTGGATTCCTTGTGGAGAAGaagcaggtgaggggagagaaggaactcTTGGTCccagagagaggggcagggcctgccCAGGGGTGGGGAATCACTGAATCACTCTGTGTGTGACCCTGGGGGACAATTCATCCTGGGAGAGGTtttcaggggcagggaggaggtggtttcatggccctgcatgcccCCCCACTACTCGGTGGAGCACTAAAATCAGCAACTGCCATTTGATTTTAATGAAATGTCTCTCTCCAGGGGAACACTTTGTTGACCGGCACCGGGAGCAGCTGATCCAGCGAGTCTCAGAAGTGGACGGAGTCCTGAAGCTACTTCAGGGGCACACACTAACCCCTGAGCAATACCAGAGCATCAGCACCGGGAGATCCAACGTGGAGAAAATGCAGAAGCTGTACGAGCTGGTGccgagctgggggagggagcacaAGGACCGGCTCTACCGGGTGCTGTGTATAACAAACAGAGCCCTTGTTGATGAGTTTGCGGGTAGATAACTATCATCTCTTTCCTCAGGGCAGAGTTTTCAAACTGGGGCACACCTCCCCCTTGGGAGGGTGTGAAGGAACATTTGGGGCATGAGTGGCAATTCCAGGTGGCTAATGCCAGTCCCACACTGACTCACCTCAGTGGGGACACTTAGCCTGTGGGTTAGTGTCAACATCCGCCATGACTGCACCGATTTCTGCTCCCGGCCTCCGCGTCCAGCGATGGCCACCCTGAgaacccagctggggaggggcaggtatTGGCCCTGCCGTAGCAGCTGCAGTTACCTCCTCTACTGGGGAGCCCACCAGGGACTCGGCAAGTGGAAAGTGGCACCACAGGTCTAGTTACACCGGAGCCCCTTGCCGACCCCGGCCCTTCACCACAGCTCCAGGGCACGGAGCCCTGTCCTCTGCTGGAAAGAGCCTGTGCAGGGTAAGCAGATGGGGCTGTGCTCAAGGGCCAGGGACAGCAGGGAACTCTGTTCCCCGGGTGTCTGCTCCCCTCCTGACCCTGGCCTTTCAGCTCAGCCCTGTTTGTTTCCCATGAACACAGTATTGGGtgggggacaggcagggagctgggtccACTCATCCAAGACCACCCTAACCACTGAAGGGAGCAGAAGGCTTCCTCAACTGCCATATGGTGAGTACCCACCCCTGGCAGGTGCCAGACACCCCTTGTGGGTAcagggctccccctcccctgctcccttagAAAACGGGGGTCGTGCATGTGACTTGAATCTCCAGAAGGGGGTTCATCataaaaaagtttgggaacttcTACGTTAGAGAGTTGCAGGCTAGTGTGCTGTCGGTTTACACCGGTTTGCCACACACTAACTGGCCATCTGGACAAGCCCTTTAACGTGTATTCGCCCATTGCAGCCAAAGATCCTTGTTCCCTCACCGTACCAATGGGGCCACTGTATTTGCTCTTTATTCCCAACTGCTGTTCCACAGCAGTTAATTCATGATTcactttcacttcctgtcccagaTTCGTTTTTGTGCAGTGTCGCTGTGTGGCTGTTTGTCAACTGCCACGTCCCATCCCAGACGTGGCTGCATTGTAGAACTAGGttaaaagcaagtgtgtgtgtgggtgggtggcaggggacaacggatactgggctagatgggcccatgaGTCTGATCTGGGGTGGCAGGTAGCAGGTGGGATCCCAGGCTAGATGggtccattggtctgatccagttctCGTCCTAGCTCCCCAGGGCTGTATATCTGTTAACTGTGTCCATGGGTGAATTCATCACAAAGGGGGCAGGATCCATTTTCCTCACTGCCCCATGCAGAGCTCAGCAGCTGTCACTCGCACTGGGCTATGAGGAGATCCAGCCcatggggggctctgggctgtggatgACTTGCCCGCTCTCACTTGTGCTCTCTGGGCTCCAGGAAGAACCCGTATCTCACGCCTCCAAGGCTCACACTATGCTCCCGAGTGAGGGCAGCCAAAGCACCAGGCGAGCTGCTGGGCTGGACACCACACGAGAGATTGCAATGGCCCATCCCCCCCTCTCTCCATCTCTGCATAGGCCCAGCTTACTGGGGGCCATGCAGGGGCAGCAGCATCATTGCCCCCATGGCAGTGAGCTCCTGCCTCTATAGCCAGGTGTTGAGGACTGGACGGGACTTTGTCTGAGCTTAACCAATGGCTCTGATGAATTGCTGGGGAGAGCCTGTGAGGGGCACTAGGACAGACCGTGCTCCCCCAAGGTCAGCCTCAGTCCTAAGGCATCCAGTCCCCCCAGCTATGTGGGCTCTGGGCATCCCCATCTAAGGTGCgaattccccctcccaccctggaaGTGGCTGGAGGGGATGAGGCCCACCTGGGCACCCCACTCTGTAGACAGGAATGGCCGACCCCCATGTGTCCCCAGCTATTTTCCCCATCCCTAGGCCAGTTCTCCCCAGTGCCTGGATGCCAGCAGAATCTGCTTTCCACACATCAAACCCCGGATGTTTTTTCCTCTCCTGTGATTGGCTGCTTGCCTCTCCCCCACCTGCCAATCACAATCCTATGTGCAATCACTGCTGACCTTATTCTCTCGGATTGGCTATTTGCTCCACCCCATTCCCCCATCATAGCCATGTCCCCACTGCTGAGTTCACTCACTTTGCCCCCACCATACTCCTTTTCCTTTGCTGTTacatccctcctctcttcctcaCATTTTCTCACTCCCTTACTCCAGTGGACCCATTCGTTCCTGCCGTCCCCCACATCCATGCCCCTGCTTTGCCTCTTCCTACCAcggctccacctcttcccccaagtcctgCCCcggcttgctcctctctgcccgcttccttctctcccctgttGCTCATACTTAAGGCAGGAAAAAACTGAGAAGGTATATTCAGTGTGAGGGGGTTGTGCAGGGGTATtctgcatgtttgtgtgtgtgtgtcggtggGTTGTGCAGGGGGGTATAGTGTAGGAAGGGATGGATGGGGGTGAGTGCTAGACAGCCACGTAGCCTGATTCTAACCCCTCCAGAATTTGGGAGGCAGGATGGAGTTTTGCCCAGTCCAAAACCTCAGATCGAATCTTTTCTTACCAAAGAGGGTGAGGCTGTGAATTAAATCAGGCAGTGGTGGGTGGTGTCTAGAGTGCGTGGTGGGGTTGCATGtacctcctcccttctctccacCCTTGAGCTCCTACCATCTTTGCTGGATGAGCAACATTTCTCCCTCATCCCTGCTTCTTCCTCTACAAGGTCTGGATTCCTCCTGGTGAAGAAGCAGGTAAGGGGAGAGAAGGGACTCCTCCTGTGCAGGGGAGCAGGCTGAACCATGCCCTTGGACAGTGGGGTCAGCACATCCCCTTGCTCGTCGGGAAGGGAGGGTGAGTCGAAGCACAGCTTGTCTGGGAGCTCCTCCAGAGCAGGGCAGCTTTGCCCTAGCTCAGGGCTCTGGCTAAACAGCCCTAGGTAGAAGCTGAAGGAGCCTGGCACTCAAACGCCGTgtttcagtggggtgtttttaTGTCCCTCAGGGGAACATTTTGTGGAGCGGCACCGGGAGCAGCTGATTCAACGCGCCTCTTCAGTTGACACAATCCTGGGTGTGCTGAGGCGGAGCCATTACACGTTGGACGCGATGCCGCCGTCCGTGGGGCTGGAGACAACAAACATACACTTCCCCGAAAAGCTAGAGGGTAAAATCAAATAGGGGAAAATGACTTCCCACTGCACCGCCAGGGGGCTGCACCCCAAGCGCCTCCCACGAGGGTCactagctagggttgccaactcccCCGGACCAGACGCCATTTTGTGGCAACAGTGTCCTCATTTTCAGCAATGGCGTCCGGTCCGGGAGCATTGGCAACCCGATCACTATCTCTGCTGTAGGCTATTACCCCACTTGCTGGGACTGGACGCTGTTTTTTAAGCAGCTGGGTGGTGCcagggcaggagctgcagggggataTAAATCACCCAGTAGCTTTAACTCTTCAATGACCAAACTAGTGTCGTGGTGAAaatcacccacgcattgattttagttcacagactcaagcctgaggccagtttattgcaatacataccaacgcgttggggtagcagtccgaaAACCACCCACACCTAGCACAGCACGCAGGCTGCTTTATTCCGTCAAACCgcaagcatagtacaaataataccTCAAATAATACGTCATTTATGCGAAAATAAGAATAGGGGTCTGTCCTTCTTTCCCGGTAGCTTCCTCATTATTtacgagaattgggtgcctattgGGTGGTGGGTTTTCTTGGTGGGTGATACTTGGCACCAGTTAGAGTGTTGTTCTTGTCAAGGTACATATTGTTTTTCCGGGGTTGTACGGTTAAGGGCATAGGGGTTTATTGCCGGACGCCCAAAGATGATATATGATTGGCTGGTTGGCAGATAGCTGGAACTATAGGAGAAGTTGGCCTTtactagaagcaatttcttcatataagCCGTTATTATGTTTCATCAACAAGCGGTTATCATGTTGCTAAGGCCTTTCGCatggcttccttcccctccctcctctggtcataacCCTTGACCGAatttggcagggaattgtacAGCTTAGTCctgttcaggccctggcctgtactgccTTTTGTAAGGGCAGTCAGTATATCGAGCCTTTGTCAGAGGGCCTGATTTTGGGCCCTCGGTGTTACTTTGGCTCTCATAAAGAAGGCCACctagttctttttccccacactagtgactctgaaaagatcCCAAGACTCCCTGAATTCCAGTGAGCACTTCTCTGCTGCTATTGGTGTTAGGTGGAAGGTGTCCAGAGGCTATGGCGATGGGGGGCAGGATGAAACTGATGACAGCATAGATCCGCAGAGCTGCCCTGTGTCAGGTTAagcagaagggggtggggcagagagaaaGCCACTTAcccagacctggggggagggaggtccaTAGGGGAAACAGCCACTGTGCTGAGCCCCTGGCTGTTGGCAGAGCTGATGGCATAGCAACCGGAGATCAGGTCCGAGCTCCACCCTCAGCTCCTCCTACTTTGGTTCTGACACCCTCGGGCTGGCTTCATCTGTGGACTGGGTCCCTGCAAAGACGGCAGAGGGAGCAGTGGCCAGAAGGAAGGGATCGGGGGTCAAATCCAGCGTGCAGGCTGTAGGTTCGACACCACTGCTCTGTGCCCTTCTGATCCAGCGAGTGACGCTATCCAGAGTCCCATCCTCGTTCCCAACTGCCAAAAACTGCTGCCTTCATTTCTTCCTTTAAATTTGTGCAGGGATGGTAAATGTTTTTCATGCTCCACCccgaggcagctgcatttcagtgcagaGCAGGTGATCTCGTCTGTACAGCTTGGAAAGTGCTTGGGGATTGCTCTGGGTGAAAGGCATCAGAGGGATGTTTTGTTATGAAGACCTAGATTGTGTCCTGTCCCtgctggttgtgtgtgtgtttggggggaggagggaaatggaggGGGGGCCGGACACCCAAACGAGTCTTGTCCCTTGTGTCCCCTGTGCGAGGACTGAGGATGGGTACAGCCCCAGCACTccagggagcagaggggcagcTCTCTGTGTGACCCCGGGGGACAATTCACCCTGTCCGGGCTtttaaggggtggggaggaggtggagccagGACCTGCGTGCCGCACACTAGCCTGTGAAGCACTAAAATCAGGaattgccatttatttttaaaaagtctctttcCTCAGGGCATAGATTT harbors:
- the LOC117876293 gene encoding apoptosis-associated speck-like protein containing a CARD, whose translation is MKTAETVLLETLVLLRERELQRFKDKLREIQPKEGYQHLPSGSLRNADPRALKDLLLLFYGMDYGAEVAAEALRAIDQGALAERMETLIDALRPEKQKQHPFLGGGFMFWKCTLNDEQYQTIRAEKTSQEQMRKLYELVPGWNKWQKDRLYQALKETNRDLVEELEGEHFVDRHREQLIQRVSEVDGVLKLLQGHTLTPEQYQSISTGRSNVEKMQKLYELVPSWGREHKDRLYRVLCITNRALVDEFAGEHFVERHREQLIQRASSVDTILGVLRRSHYTLDAMPPSVGLETTNIHFPEKLEGKIK